The nucleotide sequence GAACCCGCGGACGATGAAACAACGGGAGCCCCGGACCCTCTGCTGACACCCCTGGGGATTTCCTTGAGTTTTCCCCTGAACGAAAGAGTCAGTTTTGATCCGGCTGTTTTTATCTTCGGACTGAACTACGGATTTCAGGATTGGGACCGGCCCCGGCCGGCCCAGATAGAGCACAGGGAGATGTATGTTGTTTCCCTGCTGCTGAACCCCGCCTTTGTCTTTACCTATGACTGGACCCGGCGCATCAGTTGGGGGATGATTGTCTCGCCAAGCCTGCTTTTACGCGTACCGACGGTTGCCGCGGAAGGAGAAGAGGCTGCCCACAGCGACATGCTGAACTACTTTATGGGTGCCGGCCGATTCATCTTTCCCGAAGCAGGAGTATTCCTGGATATCGCGGTCAACAAGAATATCTCCTTTCGGCCGGCAGTTCGGTTTTTTCTGCCGGTTTTTCATGTCTGGGACGGTGATCCCTTCGCCGACCAGAGCCTTATCTATTTTGATGCGGCTCTGCGCTTTCGCCTGCCGGATAAGAACTCCGGCTCCTGATTTCAGTTCCTATACGTAATCCTTCAGAAATATCTCATGGTGCAGGTCTTCGTGTCTGGCCGCCAGGAGCCCCGCGAAGGCTGCCGTTGCGGTATCCAGAACGACACCGTAACTGATTAAAAGCGGCAGTACCGGGCGCAGGATCAGGTATCCCTCTTCGATGCCCCGGCCGTACCAGGAGCATAACAAAGCGAGACCGATAAAAACAGCGCTTCCCGGGAAGGGGCCGGTCAGGAATGATACAAGAAATGAGAAAACCATGACCCATACAACCGCGGAGACTGTAAGCCCCAGGGAGGAGTAGGATTTAAGTATCACGATAAAGGCAATGCCGGTAACCATGGCGCTGCCGGCTTTGCCAAACATGGCGTACAGTGGGAAGAGCGCGGACCCGACGCGCCTGGAGACGCCGAGATTTTCCCGGCTGTGGTGAATCAAACTCATGAGGGTAAAATAGGCATCCCCCGATACAGCCGCCGCAGCAAGGGGTGTTATGCTGCCGTAGAGCCATTTGTAGGGGTTCTCTTTGCCGCTGAGAAAATAAAGCAGAAGAGGGTAAATCCCGAAGAGAATAAATACCGTATTAATCGACAGAAGGAGCAGCAACTGTCCGAAGAGCTCAAACTGGGGAATTCCGTTGATGGTAAACACCATGTTTGCTGTTAGGGCAATCATGCCCAGGCCCAGGATCTCCACGAGAAACTTGTTTCCGTGGTAGAGAATCCGCGAAAGGGCGTCAAATAACTGTACCACTGGGCGGCTTATGGAACGGTCGAAAGTAAAGTTCATGCCCAGAAACAGGGCTAAAATATAGACAGGCAGCAGAAAACTGCCTGAACCGGTGAAGACGGTAAAAATGTTTCGGGGAAAAACCGATTGAAGAATTTCCGTAATACCGGGAACCGAAAAGGGCGATTCCTGCTCGATAATTATCGGTATACGGTCAGGAGCGAGAAGCACTACCGAGCTTATACCGATTAAAACCAGCAGAAGCGTCGCGGCCAGGATATAGAGAATCCCCCGGCCAAGAATGCGCAGGGTCATTCCCTCTTTGCGCAATTCGAATATTCCGACGGCGAAAGAAAAAAAAGTGAGGGGAAATAACACGTAATAGCCAATATTAATGACCAGTTCAGCGGCAGTCTTAAAAAAACCGGCGACCCTGGCTTCGGGCAGATATGCCCCCAGGAAACCGCCGATAACGACGCCCAGGAGCACCTTAATCCATATTTTCATGTTTCTCGACCTTAGCCTAAATTATTGAATACCGTCAACGCGGTATGATCAGCGGGAAAAATAGGAGAAAATTCCTCCCCGTTCCCCTGGTCGGTTCCATTTTCCCCAGCATTTTTCGTCTCCGGTTTTTAGTATCTCCGTTACTTCCCGATAGAAGTCTTCCATGCTTTCCCGATGGTCCTCGAATCCGCGAATCCGGATATTACTGTCGCCGTAGACCTGAAAAAGAGCACTTCCCATTTGCCGAAAGGCCCCTTCCATGGCGGATTCCAGGGAAGGCCGGACCGAGGAAGGGTATCCGGCGAGGAGAAGGGTTAATTCCCCCCGGGAATGGGTGTCATAGTGGTTCAGGATCTCCTTGCAGATAAATAATCCTCCCCGCAGTGCGGTATCGATGGAGATGTCGATAATGGTACCGGGAACCTGGTGCAGCGGCCGGGACTCTTCTCCGTGCTCATACAGAAGATAGGCTTCGTCAATGGCTGCAGCCTCATTCTCGATGGTTAAGACTGTATTACGGGCAGAGATTGGGGACCTGGGGTTCCAGGGAAGATGCCGGTAGCCTTCAATCTCGTCGGCGTTTTCTTCAAGCGTCGGAGAAGCTACAAAGAGATAGTCTCCCCGGTCAAGAAAATAGTCCAGCAGTGCAGGCGGAAACGGATTGCGCCGTGAGACCAGAAGCGTCGTCTTTCCCATAGCTTAGGATACTATCTCCTCATCGGTGGTCTTTCAAGGCAGAATCACTCTTTTTTGCCTGCTGTGGATTTAACAGATCAATCAACCTGGTAAGGCGAAAGCCTGACCGTTCTTCGCACTCAAGCCAATTGTGCAGGGTCTCAAAGAGAGATTCAATACGGGGGTGGGGGCTGGATTCCGGCATTTCGGTCAGCTGAACAACGGCGATACAGAAAAACCACCAGGCCATGTCTTCGAAGCGGTCCTTGTTGAACCAGAGTATATTGTTATAGCGGTTTACCAGCAGAAAATCCTGGATTTCCTGTTCATGAATAAGCTTTGCCAGGTAACGGTTTCCTGCCATATCCTTCAGACGAAGATGCCAGTCCTGGTACGATGTCAGCAGCTTAACCAGGCTTACGGCGTAGTCAGCCTGTGGCCAGCTTAAGCCGGCATGGCTGAAGATATCCCGTAAGGGAGTTCCCAGGTGCCAGTCGTCAATCAGGGAACGGGAAACCTCGGAGCTGGCCGCATTGCCAAGGGCCTCACTCAAACCGTGGATAAGACACCATGCGGAAAATACCGCCGGAGCTTCGGGACGCATCTCGAGGCCACGCTGCAGGTAGCCGCGGAATCCAGCCAGCTCCTCCTCAATATCTCCTCGGGATGACAAGTCGAAGGTGGCAATCTCCAGCACCGCCTGGGCCGCCGATGGAATGGTCTTACGTTTTGGGCGGTCATGTTCGTCTGCGATGCCTAAGAATCTGCTGTAATCCTCGGCCCAGGATGCAAAAAAGCCGGTCTCCGCTTTCTTTTGACGGAACATTGCTTCCCGGAAAACTGAAATGATTTCCGGGCGCAGAGCCTGGGCCAGCTCTTGATGCAGGGGTTTCATGTGCATCAGCCGGATTTCCCGGTCGATACCGGAACAGCCGGAACCGTTCAGCTTCTCGGCAATACTTCGGTAGCTGCCCTTGGGGTCATCGGAAACAACACGCAGGTCAAGATAAACCTGGCAGCCGTATCCCGGAAGAACGGTGGTCAGACCCCGGCGGGCAATATCCCGGCAGTTGCGGATAAACTCCAGGTCAGTGCCGTGTTGCCGCAGGATGATCCAGCGCCGCGGGTTGTCCGGGACTCCCAGGGCTTCACCGAGACTGCGCTGACGCAGTGCGCCCTCCCGTTCCTTATCGCGGTAGGGAACCGAGATCCGGATGCTCCCTGCAGCGCTCTCCAGGCTGTTGTTATACAGTACCAGGGCGGTATCTTCTCCAGAGCGGTTTGTGTAGGCAAATACATTCTGATTGACCCCGCTGGGTCCGATGAAGTCATAGAGGGTGAACTCTTCGGATTCGGCAAAAAGGGCACGGCGCTTCAGCAGCGGGAATA is from Marispirochaeta sp. and encodes:
- a CDS encoding cation:dicarboxylase symporter family transporter, coding for MKIWIKVLLGVVIGGFLGAYLPEARVAGFFKTAAELVINIGYYVLFPLTFFSFAVGIFELRKEGMTLRILGRGILYILAATLLLVLIGISSVVLLAPDRIPIIIEQESPFSVPGITEILQSVFPRNIFTVFTGSGSFLLPVYILALFLGMNFTFDRSISRPVVQLFDALSRILYHGNKFLVEILGLGMIALTANMVFTINGIPQFELFGQLLLLLSINTVFILFGIYPLLLYFLSGKENPYKWLYGSITPLAAAAVSGDAYFTLMSLIHHSRENLGVSRRVGSALFPLYAMFGKAGSAMVTGIAFIVILKSYSSLGLTVSAVVWVMVFSFLVSFLTGPFPGSAVFIGLALLCSWYGRGIEEGYLILRPVLPLLISYGVVLDTATAAFAGLLAARHEDLHHEIFLKDYV